From one Brachypodium distachyon strain Bd21 chromosome 4, Brachypodium_distachyon_v3.0, whole genome shotgun sequence genomic stretch:
- the LOC100836378 gene encoding protein SHI RELATED SEQUENCE 1 — MAGFPLGGGGGGGGSSPAAPSSSSAHHHHHHHQPSSADVSAFLYTTASRGGGFQLWGQTQPQHEQQQQLTHPFYASNLIRFAPDPDDLPSAAAHSLAGGASSSTSSRGGGAGGGLSCQDCGNQAKKDCSHQRCRTCCKSRGFACATHVKSTWVPASKRRERQQQLLALAASAAMAGPSSGDRDPSKRPRARISRTTPTTSSGDQQMVTVAERFPREVSSEAVFRCVRLGPVDVAEAELAYQTTVSIGGHVFKGILHDVGANNNAAGASAAAVCGGGSGDYQFRLTGDVSPPSSAAAAGGEAAGGGGGGNVVASSAVVMDPYPTPGLYGSFPAGAPFFHGHPRQ; from the exons ATGGCGGGGTTCCCtctaggcggcggcgggggcggcggcggaagcagccccgcggcgccgtcgtcatcgtccgcgcaccaccaccaccaccaccaccagccctcctccgccgacgTGTCCGCCTTCCTCTACACCACCGCCAGCCGTGGTGGCGGCTTCCAGCTCTGGGGCCAGACCCAGCCGCAGCacgaacagcagcagcagctcacgCACCCGTTCTACGCGTCCAACCTCATCCGCTTCGCCCCCGACCCCGATGACCTCCCCTCCGCTGCCGCGCACTCGCTCGCGGGCGGCGCGTCCTCGTCCACGTCGtcccggggcggcggcgccgggggcggcCTGAGCTGCCAGGACTGCGGCAACCAGGCCAAGAAGGACTGCTCGCACCAGCGGTGCCGCACCTGCTGCAAGTCCCGGGGCTTCGCCTGCGCCACCCACGTCAAGTCCACCTGGGTTCCCGCCTCCAAGCGCCGCGAgcgccagcagcagctcctcgctctcgccgcctccgccgccatggccggcccTTCCTCCGGAGATCGAGACCCCTCTAAGCGCCCTCGCGCGCGCATCTCCAGAACCACCCCCACCACTTCCTCAG gGGATCAGCAGATGGTGACTGTGGCGGAGCGGTTCCCCCGCGAGGTGAGCTCGGAGGCGGTGTTCCGCTGCGTGCGCCTCGGCCCGGTCGacgtggcggaggcggagctcgCGTACCAGACCACCGTCAGCATCGGCGGCCACGTGTTCAAGGGCATTCTGCACGACGTCGGCGCCAACAACAACGCTGCCGGCGCTTCTGCGGCCGCCGtgtgtggcggcggcagcggcgactaCCAGTTCAGGCTCACGGGCGACGTGTCGCCGCCAAgcagcgcggccgcggcgggaggcgaagcagccggaggcggcggcggcggcaacgtcGTTGCGTCATCGGCTGTGGTCATGGACCCATACCCGACGCCCGGCCTCTACGGCTCGTTCCCGGCCGGCGCGCCCTTCTTCCACGGCCACCCGAGACAGTGA
- the LOC100836995 gene encoding PTI1-like tyrosine-protein kinase At3g15890, which yields MINQCLCCVAGSDSEPEAAASRSRRNPSRSSRGNRKRGVEYPWEMYTLKELLQATNNFNDSNKLGEGGFGTVYWGRTSKGVEIAVKRLKAMTAKAEMEFAIEVEILGRVRHRNLLSLRGFYAGGDERLIVYDYMPNHSLLTHLHPHRGTPASQQHPPLDWPRRLSIALGAAQGLAYLHHEASPHIIHRDIKASNVLLDADLVPKVADFGFAKLIPEGVSHLTTRVKGTLGYLAPEYAMWGKVSESCDVYSFGVLLLELVSARRPLEKLPGGVKREIVQWAAPLVERRKWERLADPRLAGRFDAAQLRAVVETAMLCSQSNGESRPTMAEVVDMLRFAGSGGGERRNKEIVPVQDAACSEDITMTTDHDDVTGSTEPLDRGSWKLTTLR from the exons ATGATCAACCAGTGCCTCTGCTGCGTCGCCGGCAGCGACTCGGAgccggaggctgccgccagcCGTAGCCGGAG GAATCCGTCGAGGTCGTCGAGGGGAAACAGGAAGAGGGGCGTGGAGTACCCGTGGGAGATGTACACGCTCAAGGAGCTCCTGCAGGCGACCAACAACTTCAACGATAGCAACAAGCTCGGCGAGGGCGGCTTCGGCACCGTCTACTGGGGCCGCACCTCCAAGGGCGTCGAG ATCGCGGTGAAGCGGCTGAAGGCGATGACGGCCAAGGCGGAGATGGAGTTCGCGATCGAGGTGGAGATCCTGGGCCGCGTCCGGCACCGGAACCTGCTGAGCCTCCGCGGCTTctacgccggcggcgacgagcgcctCATCGTCTACGACTACATGCCCAACCACAGCCTCCTCACCCACCTCCACCCTCACCGCGGCACCCCCGCCTCCCAGCAGCATCCCCCCCTCGACTGGCCCCGCCGTCTCTCCATCGCCCTCGGCGCCGCTCAGGGCCTCGC GTACTTGCACCACGAGGCGAGCCCGCACATAATCCACCGTGACATCAAGGCGAGCAACGTGCTGCTGGACGCGGACCTGGTGCCGAAAGTGGCCGACTTCGGCTTCGCCAAGCTGATCCCGGAGGGCGTCTCCCACCTGACGACGCGGGTGAAGGGCACGCTGGGCTACCTGGCCCCGGAATACGCCATGTGGGGGAAAGTCTCCGAGAGCTgcgacgtgtacagcttcggggtgctgctgctggagctcgTCAGCGCGCGGCGCCCGCTGGAGAAGCTCCCCGGCGGGGTGAAGCGGGAGATCGTGCAGTGGGCGGCGCCGCTCGTGGAGCGCCGCAAGTGGGAGCGCCTCGCCGACCCCAGGCTCGCCGGGCGGTTCGACGCCGCGCAGCTCCGCGCCGTGGTCGAGACGGCCATGCTCTGCTCGCAGAGCAACGGCGAGAGCCGGCCCACCATGGCCGAGGTCGTCGACATGCTCAGGTTCGCcgggagtggcggcggcgagaggcgGAATAAGGAGATTGTGCCCGTGCAGGACGCCGCGTGCAGCGAGGACATCACGATGACTACGGACCATGACGACGTCACGGGCAGCACGGAGCCGCTGGACAGGGGAAGCTGGAAGCTGACCACGCTGAGGTGA
- the LOC112268695 gene encoding putative F-box protein At1g32420, with product MPAPHVSKKQKTAGDAATAVAAHFPRDVLACVLQRLPASDLRRFRRVSKEWREIISDHAFIAAYMGAHGPRRASTHTVVFFQGPGAQELSNGVGFLFDEQWRLAARFTAGETDAMIGTCNGLLCFLDFPKGVIRVVEPFTGDSIAVPLPSAGASRTRAYCFGFDATARRFKIVHGCFEAKVVYDGYFFLPSIGSPAEQELRVFTVGEDKGWRTVRIRSAAHGVFYGDPACDGGAAYWYSQGMNGIFRCARFDLGTEKIRSVRGRLVDGHGHISCRHARWLPPSLEMCVIGVRWFGEWEHGCWADSIDAVAHETYAVAMPKGRRLPGPHAL from the coding sequence ATGCCGGCTCCTCATGTTTCTAAGAAGCAAAAAACGGCAGGcgatgccgccaccgccgtcgccgcgcacTTCCCGCGGGACGTCCTCGCCTGCGTCCTTCAACGCCTCCCGGCTAGCGACCTCCGCCGCTTCCGTCGCGTCTCCAAGGAATGGCGCGAGATCATCTCCGACCACGCCTTCATCGCCGCGTACATGGGGGCCCACGGGCCTCGGCGGGCCTCGACCCACACCGTCGTCTTCTTTCAGGGCCCTGGAGCCCAAGAGCTGTCCAACGGCGTCGGCTTCCTCTTCGACGAGCAGTGGAGACTCGCGGCCAGGTTCACGGCCGGCGAGACGGACGCCATGATCGGCACGTGCAACGGCCTGCTCTGCTTCCTCGATTTCCCCAAGGGCGTCATCAGGGTCGTCGAGCCCTTCACCGGCGACTCGATCGCCGTGCCGCTGCCGTCCGCCGGCGCGTCCAGGACCCGCGCGTACTGCTTCGGCTTCGACGCCACGGCGAGGCGATTCAAGATCGTCCACGGCTGTTTCGAAGCGAAGGTCGTTTACGACGGCTACTTCTTTCTCCCGAGCATTGGCAGCCCGGCGGAGCAAGAGCTGCGCGTGTTCACGGTCGGAGAAGACAAAGGCTGGAGGACAGTGCGCATACGCAGTGCCGCGCACGGCGTGTTCTACGGGGACCCGGCGTGCGACGGCGGGGCCGCGTACTGGTACAGCCAAGGGATGAACGGGATCTTCCGGTGCGCGCGGTTCGATCTGGGGACGGAGAAGATCAGGTCGGTCCGTGGCCGGCTGGTCGACGGCCATGGCCACATATCCTGCCGGCATGCGCGGTGGTTGCCGCCGTCGTTAGAGATGTGCGTCATCGGAGTCAGGTGGTTCGGCGAGTGGGAGCACGGCTGCTGGGCGGACAGCATCGACGCTGTGGCGCACGAGACCTACGCCGTGGCGATGCCCAAGGGGCGGCGCCTCCCGGGGCCGCACGCGCTGTAA
- the LOC100823625 gene encoding polygalacturonate 4-alpha-galacturonosyltransferase-like, producing the protein MSTPKRLPYSSSGSGAGGPRRGSGAGSRVLPPVVVLVFLFVVAPSIFFVARSGVQVHVASDPKGMDDNQETVSQEQLGTNNLKSILSKEVIDAIVASQQETGTLSLDFFRNHASPSWKTDDLINGKMNVSLNVDDKTKAQNSSSEHDLPLTDKAPKNDSGEHQVDTAVKIARRKLREKRREQRAMDLVRKDDEAHVKLENAAIERTKAVDSAVLGKYSIWRKENENENSDTSVRLIRDQIIMARVYSVLAKSKNKPDLYQDLQGRIKESQRAVGEATADTDLHRSAPEKITAMGQVLSKAREEVYDCKVITQRLRAMLQSADEQVRSLKKQSTFLSQLAAKTIPNSIHCLSMRLTIDYYLLPLEKRKFPRGENLENPELYHYALFSDNVLAASVVVNSTIMNAKEPEKHVFHLVTDKLNFGAMNMWFLLNPPGKATIHVENVDEFKWLNSSYCPVLRQLESAAMKEYYFKADRPTTLSAGSSNLKYRNPKYLSMLNHLRFYLPQIYPKLDKILFLDDDIVVQKDLTGLWDVDLNGKVNGAVETCGESFHRFDKYLNFSNPHIARNFDPNACGWAYGMNIFDLKQWKNKDITGIYHRWQNMNEDRVLWKLGTLPPGLMTFYKLTHPLDKSWHVLGLGYNPSIDRSEIDNAAVVHYNGNMKPWLELAMTKYRPYWTRYIKYDHPYIRGCNLSE; encoded by the exons ATGTCGACCCCGAAACGGCTCCCGTACTCCTCCTCTGGCTCTGGCGCTGGCGGACCGAggcgcggctccggcgccggctcccGCGTGCTGCCGCCTGTGGTTGTCCTCGTGTTCCTCTTCGTGGTCGCGCCGTCGATCTTCTTCGTCGCTCGCAGCGGCGTCCAGGTCCACGTGGCCTCCG ATCCTAAGGGTATGGATGACAATCAG GAAACAGTTTCGCAAGAGCAGCTGGGGACAAACAATCTGAAATCTATCTTGTCTAAGGAG GTGATTGATGCTATAGTTGCCAGTCAACAAGAAACGGGCACTTTGAgtcttgatttttttagaaatcaTGCATCTCCCTCTTGGAAAACTGATGATCTAATCAATGGCAAGATGAATGTTAGTTTGAATGTTGATGACAAGACTAAAGCTCAAAACAGTTCTTCAGAACACGATTTACCTCTAACAGATAAAGCACCCAAGAATGATTCTG GTGAACATCAAGTTGACACAGCAGTAAAAATAGCTCGAAGG AAACTAAGGGAGAAAAGGCGAGAACAGAGGGCAATGGATTTGGTACGGAAAGATGATGAAGCACATGTTAAGCTGGAGAATGCGGCTATTGAGCGAACAAAGGCTGTCGATTCTGCGGTCCTTGGAAAATACAGCATATGGAGAAAAGAGAATGAGAATGAGAACTCAGACACGTCAGTTAGGTTGATAAGGGACCAAATTATTATGGCTCGTGTTTATTCTGTGCTTGCAAAATCAAAGAACAAGCCTGATCTTTATCAAGATCTGCAGGGCAGAATCAAGGAAAGCCAGCGGGCTGTCGGAGAGGCTACTGCTGACACCGACCTCCATCGCAG TGCACCTGAGAAAATCACAGCAATGGGTCAAGTCCTATCTAAGGCTAGAGAAGAAGTGTATGATTGTAAGGTGATCACTCAGAGACTAAGAGCAATGCTTCAGTCTGCAGACGAACAGGTCAGGAGCTTGAAGAAGCAGAGTACATTTCTTAGCCAGTTGGCTGCAAAGACAATTCCGAACAGCATTCACTGCTTGTCTATGCGCTTAACAATAGATTACTATCTCCTTCCTCTGGAGAAACGGAAGTTTCCGAGGGGTGAGAACTTGGAAAATCCAGAGCTCTACCACTATGCACTTTTCTCTGACAACGTCTTGGCTGCCTCCGTTGTTGTGAACTCAACCATCATGAATGCTAAG GAGCCAGAGAaacatgttttccatctcgTGACTGATAAGTTGAACTTTGGGGCCATGAACATGTGGTTTTTGCTGAACCCACCTGGCAAGGCCACCATCCATGTTGAGAATGTGGATGAATTTAAATGGTTGAACTCATCATACTGTCCTGTTTTACGACAACTGGAGTCTGCTGCCATGAAAGAGTATTATTTTAAGGCTGATCGCCCCACCACTCTTTCAGCAGGTTCTTCAAACCTAAAGTACCGTAATCCCAAGTACCTATCCATGCTAAACCACTTGAGATTTTATCTCCCACAGATCTATCCAAAGTTGGATAAGATACTTTTCCTCGATGATGACATAGTTGTGCAGAAAGATCTGACAGGATTATGGGATGTTGATCTAAATGGAAAGGTCAATGGGGCTGTGGAGACCTGTGGAGAGAGTTTCCACCGGTTTGATAAATATCTTAATTTTTCAAATCCACATATTGCTCGGAACTTTGATCCTAATGCTTGTGGCTGGGCATATGGGATGAACATCTTTGATCTGAAGCAGTGGAAGAACAAAGATATTACCGGGATCTACCACAGGTGGCAAAACATG AACGAAGACAGGGTTCTTTGGAAGCTTGGGACACTTCCACCTGGCCTCATGACGTTCTACAAGCTGACACATCCGCTTGATAAATCGTGGCATGTCCTTGGATTAGGATACAATCCAAGCATAGACCGCTCAGAGATAGACAATGCTGCTGTCGTTCATTACAATGGGAACATGAAGCCATGGTTGGAGCTGGCAATGACTAAGTACCGACCCTATTGGACAAGGTATATAAAGTATGATCATCCTTATATCCGCGGATGCAACTTGAGtgagtag